One segment of Takifugu rubripes chromosome 5, fTakRub1.2, whole genome shotgun sequence DNA contains the following:
- the fbf1 gene encoding fas-binding factor 1 homolog isoform X1 has translation MASKTKTKTFTSLLDDKDSLDMLLDDKKYQAKGNVALGKPLNRSSDTDMKQNRWSNEDSDISDADPAEILKTLVDYDELEAERFLSKKPTKAPAKNKPFGIEKPKSYPATTGSDVEPEGADVTATANRPNSASGSTAKKKVTFTEEVDLEALGQMSHAEDNRQDELLLKETKPGSGGNVQESRPSSSPLLRTKTSELGRKRNPLLFDDDHTDDLLDALGFDSNNNNNSKKTEPVSWLNNDGAGPRQRVRTRVDDILENLNSPRPLERPQTREKDPLVEEKQRVNTSGKVSALQEDLAFGSYQPSLGPKLRGQPSSRPSLRFSSEEPDISLPEKKPKPTSSSRDHRASDWLGLRSDDDVPAADAINTKTPAEAPVLERRPSPADTNITSAEATKRSAPTDEVLNETKQESLKSHFKEEDKDDWLPGTLRRKALSESASSERRPPSTDRQASAHTDDAAKEVQPEASKDQHKGEEDDWLAAVLRRKTRIRAEDSGPRQDLDLESTVSNDATSGAPRGRRESLPSVKETSFPEQPGHSIFSTDEKGTYQAASQLNRVRTSATSGQQQVVQLQSNRGLTEPGDLQRVRERQQQPGGDQALQARIIQLEGQVKTLELAQEQSKMLLENVQLKHKQDVELMENTYKTKMKWLEESAAQRETLARQECEGLKGRLSEQQAEYQRKLDQAKRDRDQEVEQLRDVHRNSISEMRKDHEDQIQHLKRLKNDEIDVVKSATSQARSLTVVTEQMEQFSSHLGELCSFSVMQDRLAEQQKAAVEERAFLKDIISRMHTQLREQERQLEKERWKATAEEAKAESIRRCLEEERRAVGKEKEELERAKSALVEEQASVMEHCAAERRRLDAEWANFHSAEKQRQEQLEKEVGGLLEKRESAIISLANEQAELKVHAAELKQKENALAQERESLEQLREELESSKKKIGSMESRLNTQIQEVEALRKLAVQKYEKGEHALQEAKSVEAEHEAQLTDIHRRKEQLWKREQHVLQEQLRISQVQKVSEQWRTEPPVTAAPRVEPSILPDLYPPLPSPACPPPSNPALDQESMCYDAFVAMWGYMAQKDQGNLQEEKIYLENLKRMLAHTGHQ, from the exons atg gCTTCAAAGACGAAGACCAAAACATTCACAA GTTTATTGGATGATAAGGACTCGCTGGACATGTTGCTTGATGACAAAA AATATCAAGCAAAAGGTAATGTGGCTCTTGGAAAACCACTGAACCG ctcctctgaCACTGACATGAAGCAGAATCGCTGGAGCAATGAG GACTCTGACATCTCAGATGCAGATCCTGCTGAAATACTGAAGACACTAGTG GACTATGATGAGCTGGAGGCTGAACGCTTCCTGTCaaaaaagccaacaaaagcGCCTGCAAAAAATAAGCCATTTGGAATCGAGAAGCCAAAGAGTTACCCAGCCACGACAGGAAGCGATGTGGAACCAGAGGGGGCAG ACGTCACAGCGACAGCAAATAGGCCAAACTCTGCCTCTGGTTCTACTGCAAAGAAGAAGGTCACCTTCACCG AAGAAGTAGACCTTGAAGCTCTTGGACAGATGTCACATGCGGAAG ATAATCGACAAGATGAGCTGCTTTTAAAAGAGACCAAGCCTGGTTCTGGAGGAAACGTTCAAGAGTCCAGACCTTCATCGTCTCCTCTCTTAAGAACTAAAACAT CGGAGTTGGGGAGAAAACGGAACCCCCTTTTGTTTGATGACGACCACACGGATGACCTGCTGGACGCCCTTGGTTttgacagcaacaacaacaacaactccaAGAAAACTGAACCGGTTTCATGGCTCAACAATGACGG GGCTGGACCCCGGCAGAGAGTTCGGACCAGAGTAGATGACATTCTGGAAAATCTGAATTCCCCGCGTCCTTTGGAGCGACCTCAGACCAGAGAGAAGGATCCTCTGGttgaagaaaagcaaagagTGAACACTTCTGGGAAAG TATCAGCTTTGCAAGAGGACCTGGCATTCGGATCCTATCAGCCCTCTTTGGGACCAAAACTTCGAGGGCAACCGTCCAGCAGACCATCTCTCAG GTTTTCCTCAGAGGAACCTGACATCAGTTTACCTGAGAAGAAACCCAAACCCACCTCCTCATCCAGAGACCATAGAGCATCTGATTGGTTAGGACTCCGATCAGATGATGACGTCCCAGCAGCGGATGCCATCAACACCAAAACCCCAGCAGAGGCTCCTGTGTTGGAGAGAAGACCTTCCCCAGCTGACACCAACATCACATCTGCTGAAGCAACGAAACGTTCAGCCCCGACGGACGAAGTCCTCAATGAAACCAAGCAGGAATCCTTGAAAAGCCACTTTAAAGAGGAAGACAAAGATGACTGGCTCCCAGGGACACTGAGAAGAAAGGCTCTGTCTGAGTCTGCCTCATCAGAGAGAAGACCCCCCTCGACTGACAGACAGGCCTCGGCCCACACTGATGACGCTGCCAAGGAAGTTCAGCCGGAGGCCTCTAAAGACCAACAcaagggggaggaagatgacTGGTTAGCAGCGGTGCTGAGACGGAAGACGCGTATTAGAGCCGAAGACTCAGGCCCGAGACAGGACCTGGATCTGGAGTCGACCGTCAG CAATGATGCCACGTCAGGCGCCCCCAGGGGCCGGCGGGAGTCTCTCCCATCCGTTAAAGAAACGAG CTTTCCTGAGCAGCCCGGTCACAGCATTTTCTCCACCGATGAAAAGGGAACCTATCAAG CAGCTTCACAGCTAAACCGAGTGAGAACTTCAGCAACATCTGGCCAGCAACAG GTGGTGCAGCTACAAAGTAACAGGGGCCTCACAGAGCCAGGGGATctacagagagtgagagagagacagcagcagccagggggCGATCAGGCTTTACAGGCTCGCATCATCCAGCTGGAAGGACAG GTGAAGACCCTGGAACTGGCCCAAGAACAAAGCAAAATGTTGCTGGAGAATGTCCAGTTAAAGCATAAACAGGACGTGGAGCTCATGGAAAACACATACAA gACTAAAATGAAATGGTTGGAAGAATCGGCAGCCCAGAGAGAGACGCTGGCGCGACAGGAGTGTGAAGGCCTGAAGGGACGGCTCTCGGAGCAGCAAGCTGAGTACCAGCGCAAACTGGACCAGGCCAAGCGAGACAGGGACCAGGAGGTGGAGCAACTCAGAGACGTCCACAG GAACTCGATCTCTGAGATGAGGAAAGACCACGAGGACCAGATCCAGCACCTGAAGCGCTTGAAGAACGATGAGATCGATGTGGTTAAAAGTGCAACCTCCCAGGCAAG GTCTCTCACAGTTGTCACCGAGCAGATGGAGCAGTTCTCCTCTCACCTCGGAGAGCTCTGCTCTTTCTCGGTGATGCAGGACCGtctggcagagcagcagaaggccGCGGTGGAGGAGAGGGCGTTCCTGAAGGacatcatctccaggatgcaCACGCAgctcagagagcaggagaggcagCTCGAGAAG GAACGGTGGAAGGCGACGGCGGAAGAGGCCAAGGCCGAGTCGATCCGAAGGTGCTTGGAGGAAGAGCGACGCGCCGTCggcaaagagaaagaggagctggaaaGAGCTAAG AGCGCACTCGTGGAGGAGCAGGCGTCGGTGATGGAGCACTGCgcagcggagaggaggaggctggatgCCGAGTGGGCCAACTTCCACAGCGCCGAGAagcagaggcaggagcagctggagaaggaggtcGGCGGCCTgctggagaagagagagagcgccATCATCAGTCTGGCCAAC GAACAAGCTGAACTGAAGGTGCACGCGGCAGAGCTGAAGCAAAAGGAGAACGCTTTGGCACAAGAGAGGGAGAGTTTGGAACAGCtgagggaagagctggagagCAGCAAGAAGAAAATTGGCAGCATGGAATCCAGACTCAACACCCAGATCCAGGAGGTGGAGGCTCTCAGAaag CTGGCTGTCCAAAAGTATGAGAAGGGAGAGCACGCACTACAGGAAGCCAAGAGCGTGGAGGCGGAGCATGAGGCGCAGCTCACCGACATCCACAGGCGGAAAGAGCAGCTGTGGAAGCGGGAACAGCACGTCCTGCAG GAGCAGTTGAGGATCAGTCAAGTGCAGAAGGTGTCGGAGCAGTGGAGAACTGAGCCTCCAGTCACAGCTGCACCTCGGGTGGAACCATCCATTTTGCCAG ATCTGTATCCACCATTGCCAAGCCCTGCATGTCCACCCCCCTCCAACCCCGCCCTGGACCAAGAGTCCATGTGTTACGATGCTTTTGTTGCCATGTGGGGGTACATGGCACAGAAG GACCAAGGAAACCTTCAAGAGGAGAAGATCTATTTAGAAAATTTAAAGAGAATGCTTGCACACACAGGCCATCAGTGA
- the fbf1 gene encoding fas-binding factor 1 homolog isoform X2, with translation MASKTKTKTFTSLLDDKDSLDMLLDDKKYQAKGNVALGKPLNRSSDTDMKQNRWSNEDSDISDADPAEILKTLVDYDELEAERFLSKKPTKAPAKNKPFGIEKPKSYPATTGSDVEPEGADVTATANRPNSASGSTAKKKVTFTEEVDLEALGQMSHAEDNRQDELLLKETKPGSGGNVQESRPSSSPLLRTKTSELGRKRNPLLFDDDHTDDLLDALGFDSNNNNNSKKTEPVSWLNNDGAGPRQRVRTRVDDILENLNSPRPLERPQTREKDPLVEEKQRVNTSGKVSALQEDLAFGSYQPSLGPKLRGQPSSRPSLRFSSEEPDISLPEKKPKPTSSSRDHRASDWLGLRSDDDVPAADAINTKTPAEAPVLERRPSPADTNITSAEATKRSAPTDEVLNETKQESLKSHFKEEDKDDWLPGTLRRKALSESASSERRPPSTDRQASAHTDDAAKEVQPEASKDQHKGEEDDWLAAVLRRKTRIRAEDSGPRQDLDLESTVSNDATSGAPRGRRESLPSVKETSFPEQPGHSIFSTDEKGTYQASQLNRVRTSATSGQQQVVQLQSNRGLTEPGDLQRVRERQQQPGGDQALQARIIQLEGQVKTLELAQEQSKMLLENVQLKHKQDVELMENTYKTKMKWLEESAAQRETLARQECEGLKGRLSEQQAEYQRKLDQAKRDRDQEVEQLRDVHRNSISEMRKDHEDQIQHLKRLKNDEIDVVKSATSQARSLTVVTEQMEQFSSHLGELCSFSVMQDRLAEQQKAAVEERAFLKDIISRMHTQLREQERQLEKERWKATAEEAKAESIRRCLEEERRAVGKEKEELERAKSALVEEQASVMEHCAAERRRLDAEWANFHSAEKQRQEQLEKEVGGLLEKRESAIISLANEQAELKVHAAELKQKENALAQERESLEQLREELESSKKKIGSMESRLNTQIQEVEALRKLAVQKYEKGEHALQEAKSVEAEHEAQLTDIHRRKEQLWKREQHVLQEQLRISQVQKVSEQWRTEPPVTAAPRVEPSILPDLYPPLPSPACPPPSNPALDQESMCYDAFVAMWGYMAQKDQGNLQEEKIYLENLKRMLAHTGHQ, from the exons atg gCTTCAAAGACGAAGACCAAAACATTCACAA GTTTATTGGATGATAAGGACTCGCTGGACATGTTGCTTGATGACAAAA AATATCAAGCAAAAGGTAATGTGGCTCTTGGAAAACCACTGAACCG ctcctctgaCACTGACATGAAGCAGAATCGCTGGAGCAATGAG GACTCTGACATCTCAGATGCAGATCCTGCTGAAATACTGAAGACACTAGTG GACTATGATGAGCTGGAGGCTGAACGCTTCCTGTCaaaaaagccaacaaaagcGCCTGCAAAAAATAAGCCATTTGGAATCGAGAAGCCAAAGAGTTACCCAGCCACGACAGGAAGCGATGTGGAACCAGAGGGGGCAG ACGTCACAGCGACAGCAAATAGGCCAAACTCTGCCTCTGGTTCTACTGCAAAGAAGAAGGTCACCTTCACCG AAGAAGTAGACCTTGAAGCTCTTGGACAGATGTCACATGCGGAAG ATAATCGACAAGATGAGCTGCTTTTAAAAGAGACCAAGCCTGGTTCTGGAGGAAACGTTCAAGAGTCCAGACCTTCATCGTCTCCTCTCTTAAGAACTAAAACAT CGGAGTTGGGGAGAAAACGGAACCCCCTTTTGTTTGATGACGACCACACGGATGACCTGCTGGACGCCCTTGGTTttgacagcaacaacaacaacaactccaAGAAAACTGAACCGGTTTCATGGCTCAACAATGACGG GGCTGGACCCCGGCAGAGAGTTCGGACCAGAGTAGATGACATTCTGGAAAATCTGAATTCCCCGCGTCCTTTGGAGCGACCTCAGACCAGAGAGAAGGATCCTCTGGttgaagaaaagcaaagagTGAACACTTCTGGGAAAG TATCAGCTTTGCAAGAGGACCTGGCATTCGGATCCTATCAGCCCTCTTTGGGACCAAAACTTCGAGGGCAACCGTCCAGCAGACCATCTCTCAG GTTTTCCTCAGAGGAACCTGACATCAGTTTACCTGAGAAGAAACCCAAACCCACCTCCTCATCCAGAGACCATAGAGCATCTGATTGGTTAGGACTCCGATCAGATGATGACGTCCCAGCAGCGGATGCCATCAACACCAAAACCCCAGCAGAGGCTCCTGTGTTGGAGAGAAGACCTTCCCCAGCTGACACCAACATCACATCTGCTGAAGCAACGAAACGTTCAGCCCCGACGGACGAAGTCCTCAATGAAACCAAGCAGGAATCCTTGAAAAGCCACTTTAAAGAGGAAGACAAAGATGACTGGCTCCCAGGGACACTGAGAAGAAAGGCTCTGTCTGAGTCTGCCTCATCAGAGAGAAGACCCCCCTCGACTGACAGACAGGCCTCGGCCCACACTGATGACGCTGCCAAGGAAGTTCAGCCGGAGGCCTCTAAAGACCAACAcaagggggaggaagatgacTGGTTAGCAGCGGTGCTGAGACGGAAGACGCGTATTAGAGCCGAAGACTCAGGCCCGAGACAGGACCTGGATCTGGAGTCGACCGTCAG CAATGATGCCACGTCAGGCGCCCCCAGGGGCCGGCGGGAGTCTCTCCCATCCGTTAAAGAAACGAG CTTTCCTGAGCAGCCCGGTCACAGCATTTTCTCCACCGATGAAAAGGGAACCTATCAAG CTTCACAGCTAAACCGAGTGAGAACTTCAGCAACATCTGGCCAGCAACAG GTGGTGCAGCTACAAAGTAACAGGGGCCTCACAGAGCCAGGGGATctacagagagtgagagagagacagcagcagccagggggCGATCAGGCTTTACAGGCTCGCATCATCCAGCTGGAAGGACAG GTGAAGACCCTGGAACTGGCCCAAGAACAAAGCAAAATGTTGCTGGAGAATGTCCAGTTAAAGCATAAACAGGACGTGGAGCTCATGGAAAACACATACAA gACTAAAATGAAATGGTTGGAAGAATCGGCAGCCCAGAGAGAGACGCTGGCGCGACAGGAGTGTGAAGGCCTGAAGGGACGGCTCTCGGAGCAGCAAGCTGAGTACCAGCGCAAACTGGACCAGGCCAAGCGAGACAGGGACCAGGAGGTGGAGCAACTCAGAGACGTCCACAG GAACTCGATCTCTGAGATGAGGAAAGACCACGAGGACCAGATCCAGCACCTGAAGCGCTTGAAGAACGATGAGATCGATGTGGTTAAAAGTGCAACCTCCCAGGCAAG GTCTCTCACAGTTGTCACCGAGCAGATGGAGCAGTTCTCCTCTCACCTCGGAGAGCTCTGCTCTTTCTCGGTGATGCAGGACCGtctggcagagcagcagaaggccGCGGTGGAGGAGAGGGCGTTCCTGAAGGacatcatctccaggatgcaCACGCAgctcagagagcaggagaggcagCTCGAGAAG GAACGGTGGAAGGCGACGGCGGAAGAGGCCAAGGCCGAGTCGATCCGAAGGTGCTTGGAGGAAGAGCGACGCGCCGTCggcaaagagaaagaggagctggaaaGAGCTAAG AGCGCACTCGTGGAGGAGCAGGCGTCGGTGATGGAGCACTGCgcagcggagaggaggaggctggatgCCGAGTGGGCCAACTTCCACAGCGCCGAGAagcagaggcaggagcagctggagaaggaggtcGGCGGCCTgctggagaagagagagagcgccATCATCAGTCTGGCCAAC GAACAAGCTGAACTGAAGGTGCACGCGGCAGAGCTGAAGCAAAAGGAGAACGCTTTGGCACAAGAGAGGGAGAGTTTGGAACAGCtgagggaagagctggagagCAGCAAGAAGAAAATTGGCAGCATGGAATCCAGACTCAACACCCAGATCCAGGAGGTGGAGGCTCTCAGAaag CTGGCTGTCCAAAAGTATGAGAAGGGAGAGCACGCACTACAGGAAGCCAAGAGCGTGGAGGCGGAGCATGAGGCGCAGCTCACCGACATCCACAGGCGGAAAGAGCAGCTGTGGAAGCGGGAACAGCACGTCCTGCAG GAGCAGTTGAGGATCAGTCAAGTGCAGAAGGTGTCGGAGCAGTGGAGAACTGAGCCTCCAGTCACAGCTGCACCTCGGGTGGAACCATCCATTTTGCCAG ATCTGTATCCACCATTGCCAAGCCCTGCATGTCCACCCCCCTCCAACCCCGCCCTGGACCAAGAGTCCATGTGTTACGATGCTTTTGTTGCCATGTGGGGGTACATGGCACAGAAG GACCAAGGAAACCTTCAAGAGGAGAAGATCTATTTAGAAAATTTAAAGAGAATGCTTGCACACACAGGCCATCAGTGA
- the fbf1 gene encoding fas-binding factor 1 homolog isoform X3 yields the protein MLLDDKKYQAKGNVALGKPLNRSSDTDMKQNRWSNEDSDISDADPAEILKTLVDYDELEAERFLSKKPTKAPAKNKPFGIEKPKSYPATTGSDVEPEGADVTATANRPNSASGSTAKKKVTFTEEVDLEALGQMSHAEDNRQDELLLKETKPGSGGNVQESRPSSSPLLRTKTSELGRKRNPLLFDDDHTDDLLDALGFDSNNNNNSKKTEPVSWLNNDGAGPRQRVRTRVDDILENLNSPRPLERPQTREKDPLVEEKQRVNTSGKVSALQEDLAFGSYQPSLGPKLRGQPSSRPSLRFSSEEPDISLPEKKPKPTSSSRDHRASDWLGLRSDDDVPAADAINTKTPAEAPVLERRPSPADTNITSAEATKRSAPTDEVLNETKQESLKSHFKEEDKDDWLPGTLRRKALSESASSERRPPSTDRQASAHTDDAAKEVQPEASKDQHKGEEDDWLAAVLRRKTRIRAEDSGPRQDLDLESTVSNDATSGAPRGRRESLPSVKETSFPEQPGHSIFSTDEKGTYQAASQLNRVRTSATSGQQQVVQLQSNRGLTEPGDLQRVRERQQQPGGDQALQARIIQLEGQVKTLELAQEQSKMLLENVQLKHKQDVELMENTYKTKMKWLEESAAQRETLARQECEGLKGRLSEQQAEYQRKLDQAKRDRDQEVEQLRDVHRNSISEMRKDHEDQIQHLKRLKNDEIDVVKSATSQARSLTVVTEQMEQFSSHLGELCSFSVMQDRLAEQQKAAVEERAFLKDIISRMHTQLREQERQLEKERWKATAEEAKAESIRRCLEEERRAVGKEKEELERAKSALVEEQASVMEHCAAERRRLDAEWANFHSAEKQRQEQLEKEVGGLLEKRESAIISLANEQAELKVHAAELKQKENALAQERESLEQLREELESSKKKIGSMESRLNTQIQEVEALRKLAVQKYEKGEHALQEAKSVEAEHEAQLTDIHRRKEQLWKREQHVLQEQLRISQVQKVSEQWRTEPPVTAAPRVEPSILPDLYPPLPSPACPPPSNPALDQESMCYDAFVAMWGYMAQKDQGNLQEEKIYLENLKRMLAHTGHQ from the exons ATGTTGCTTGATGACAAAA AATATCAAGCAAAAGGTAATGTGGCTCTTGGAAAACCACTGAACCG ctcctctgaCACTGACATGAAGCAGAATCGCTGGAGCAATGAG GACTCTGACATCTCAGATGCAGATCCTGCTGAAATACTGAAGACACTAGTG GACTATGATGAGCTGGAGGCTGAACGCTTCCTGTCaaaaaagccaacaaaagcGCCTGCAAAAAATAAGCCATTTGGAATCGAGAAGCCAAAGAGTTACCCAGCCACGACAGGAAGCGATGTGGAACCAGAGGGGGCAG ACGTCACAGCGACAGCAAATAGGCCAAACTCTGCCTCTGGTTCTACTGCAAAGAAGAAGGTCACCTTCACCG AAGAAGTAGACCTTGAAGCTCTTGGACAGATGTCACATGCGGAAG ATAATCGACAAGATGAGCTGCTTTTAAAAGAGACCAAGCCTGGTTCTGGAGGAAACGTTCAAGAGTCCAGACCTTCATCGTCTCCTCTCTTAAGAACTAAAACAT CGGAGTTGGGGAGAAAACGGAACCCCCTTTTGTTTGATGACGACCACACGGATGACCTGCTGGACGCCCTTGGTTttgacagcaacaacaacaacaactccaAGAAAACTGAACCGGTTTCATGGCTCAACAATGACGG GGCTGGACCCCGGCAGAGAGTTCGGACCAGAGTAGATGACATTCTGGAAAATCTGAATTCCCCGCGTCCTTTGGAGCGACCTCAGACCAGAGAGAAGGATCCTCTGGttgaagaaaagcaaagagTGAACACTTCTGGGAAAG TATCAGCTTTGCAAGAGGACCTGGCATTCGGATCCTATCAGCCCTCTTTGGGACCAAAACTTCGAGGGCAACCGTCCAGCAGACCATCTCTCAG GTTTTCCTCAGAGGAACCTGACATCAGTTTACCTGAGAAGAAACCCAAACCCACCTCCTCATCCAGAGACCATAGAGCATCTGATTGGTTAGGACTCCGATCAGATGATGACGTCCCAGCAGCGGATGCCATCAACACCAAAACCCCAGCAGAGGCTCCTGTGTTGGAGAGAAGACCTTCCCCAGCTGACACCAACATCACATCTGCTGAAGCAACGAAACGTTCAGCCCCGACGGACGAAGTCCTCAATGAAACCAAGCAGGAATCCTTGAAAAGCCACTTTAAAGAGGAAGACAAAGATGACTGGCTCCCAGGGACACTGAGAAGAAAGGCTCTGTCTGAGTCTGCCTCATCAGAGAGAAGACCCCCCTCGACTGACAGACAGGCCTCGGCCCACACTGATGACGCTGCCAAGGAAGTTCAGCCGGAGGCCTCTAAAGACCAACAcaagggggaggaagatgacTGGTTAGCAGCGGTGCTGAGACGGAAGACGCGTATTAGAGCCGAAGACTCAGGCCCGAGACAGGACCTGGATCTGGAGTCGACCGTCAG CAATGATGCCACGTCAGGCGCCCCCAGGGGCCGGCGGGAGTCTCTCCCATCCGTTAAAGAAACGAG CTTTCCTGAGCAGCCCGGTCACAGCATTTTCTCCACCGATGAAAAGGGAACCTATCAAG CAGCTTCACAGCTAAACCGAGTGAGAACTTCAGCAACATCTGGCCAGCAACAG GTGGTGCAGCTACAAAGTAACAGGGGCCTCACAGAGCCAGGGGATctacagagagtgagagagagacagcagcagccagggggCGATCAGGCTTTACAGGCTCGCATCATCCAGCTGGAAGGACAG GTGAAGACCCTGGAACTGGCCCAAGAACAAAGCAAAATGTTGCTGGAGAATGTCCAGTTAAAGCATAAACAGGACGTGGAGCTCATGGAAAACACATACAA gACTAAAATGAAATGGTTGGAAGAATCGGCAGCCCAGAGAGAGACGCTGGCGCGACAGGAGTGTGAAGGCCTGAAGGGACGGCTCTCGGAGCAGCAAGCTGAGTACCAGCGCAAACTGGACCAGGCCAAGCGAGACAGGGACCAGGAGGTGGAGCAACTCAGAGACGTCCACAG GAACTCGATCTCTGAGATGAGGAAAGACCACGAGGACCAGATCCAGCACCTGAAGCGCTTGAAGAACGATGAGATCGATGTGGTTAAAAGTGCAACCTCCCAGGCAAG GTCTCTCACAGTTGTCACCGAGCAGATGGAGCAGTTCTCCTCTCACCTCGGAGAGCTCTGCTCTTTCTCGGTGATGCAGGACCGtctggcagagcagcagaaggccGCGGTGGAGGAGAGGGCGTTCCTGAAGGacatcatctccaggatgcaCACGCAgctcagagagcaggagaggcagCTCGAGAAG GAACGGTGGAAGGCGACGGCGGAAGAGGCCAAGGCCGAGTCGATCCGAAGGTGCTTGGAGGAAGAGCGACGCGCCGTCggcaaagagaaagaggagctggaaaGAGCTAAG AGCGCACTCGTGGAGGAGCAGGCGTCGGTGATGGAGCACTGCgcagcggagaggaggaggctggatgCCGAGTGGGCCAACTTCCACAGCGCCGAGAagcagaggcaggagcagctggagaaggaggtcGGCGGCCTgctggagaagagagagagcgccATCATCAGTCTGGCCAAC GAACAAGCTGAACTGAAGGTGCACGCGGCAGAGCTGAAGCAAAAGGAGAACGCTTTGGCACAAGAGAGGGAGAGTTTGGAACAGCtgagggaagagctggagagCAGCAAGAAGAAAATTGGCAGCATGGAATCCAGACTCAACACCCAGATCCAGGAGGTGGAGGCTCTCAGAaag CTGGCTGTCCAAAAGTATGAGAAGGGAGAGCACGCACTACAGGAAGCCAAGAGCGTGGAGGCGGAGCATGAGGCGCAGCTCACCGACATCCACAGGCGGAAAGAGCAGCTGTGGAAGCGGGAACAGCACGTCCTGCAG GAGCAGTTGAGGATCAGTCAAGTGCAGAAGGTGTCGGAGCAGTGGAGAACTGAGCCTCCAGTCACAGCTGCACCTCGGGTGGAACCATCCATTTTGCCAG ATCTGTATCCACCATTGCCAAGCCCTGCATGTCCACCCCCCTCCAACCCCGCCCTGGACCAAGAGTCCATGTGTTACGATGCTTTTGTTGCCATGTGGGGGTACATGGCACAGAAG GACCAAGGAAACCTTCAAGAGGAGAAGATCTATTTAGAAAATTTAAAGAGAATGCTTGCACACACAGGCCATCAGTGA